A window of Candidatus Neomarinimicrobiota bacterium genomic DNA:
CCGGAAGCGTGCTTAAGATGGTAAACATTCGTAGTGAAAGAGAGATCGGGAAAATCCGGGAGAGCGGCCGTATCGTTTATGAAACACTTTCTGCCCTTGCGGAAAAGATTGTTTTCGGTGTAACCGGAAAGGAACTGGATCAGTTTGCTGAAACCTTTATACGGGATCAGGGTGGGGAGCCCGCTTTCAAAGGATATATGGATTACCCGTCCACTCTTTGCATTTCAATCAATGATGAAGTGGTTCACGGTATTCCCGGTGGCCGGGAATTGCAGGATGGCGATATTGTTAGTATCGACTGTGGCGTTTTGAAGGATGATTATTATGGAGACAGTGCTCGAACATACGCTGTGGGTGACGTGGCTTCAGATGTGCGAGATTTGATGAGGGTAACTGAAGAAGCTCTCTACATCGGAGTGGAAAAAACGACCCATGGGAATCAAGTGTCTGATATAGGTCACGCCATTCAGTCTCACGTGGAAGAACACGGCTTTTCAGTAGTGAGAGAACTGGTCGGCCACGGTATCGGCAGAGAGCTTCATGAAGATCCACAGGTTCCGAACTATGGGTCCCCCGGTCAAGGTGTTGAACTGAAGGAAGGGATGTGCCTTGCCATAGAACCAATGGTGAATCTCGGTGATAAGGAAATCTTTACGAAGGATGACAGCTGGACAATTTGTACCAGAGATGGTAAGCCGTCGGCACATTTTGAACATACAGTTTTGGTGGGGAAAGATGGTGCCCAGATTTTGAGTAACGGAGTTTATCAGGAAGCGGCTGACTACGCGGTTGCCTGAGATGTGATATGAAAGTAAGATCATCGGTCAGAAAAATCTGTGACAAGTGCAAAATCATTCGCCGGAAGGGTGTTGTTAGAGTTATCTGTGCGAACCCAAAGCATAAGCAAAGACAAGGATAATTATGGCTCGTATTGCTGGTGTTGATTTACCGAGAGATAAGAAAGTAGAATTTTCACTCTGCTCCATTTACGGCATTGGGCGGACTTCCGCCCAGAAAGTGCTCGCTGAATCAGGCGTTGACGGTAATATCCGTGTTAAAGATTTGACGGAGGATCAGGTATCGTCCATTCGTGAAGTGGTGGGAAAGATGAAGGTTGAAGGTGAAATGAGAACCGAGAACACCATGAATATTAAGCGTCTCATAGATATCGGCTCATACAAGGGATTTCGTCACCGCCGCGGTCTTCCTGTAAATGGTCAGAGAACAAAAACAAATGCGCGTACCCGCAAAGGAAGAAAGCGGACTGTTGGTCTCGGCAAAAAAACAGTAGTAGGCAAGAAAGGATAAAAGAGGAGATTTATGGCAAAGCCGCAACGTAAGAAGAAGAAAGTTCTCACTTCAGATGAGGGTGTTGCTCATATCAAGGCGACATTCAACAATACAAT
This region includes:
- the map gene encoding type I methionyl aminopeptidase; protein product: MVNIRSEREIGKIRESGRIVYETLSALAEKIVFGVTGKELDQFAETFIRDQGGEPAFKGYMDYPSTLCISINDEVVHGIPGGRELQDGDIVSIDCGVLKDDYYGDSARTYAVGDVASDVRDLMRVTEEALYIGVEKTTHGNQVSDIGHAIQSHVEEHGFSVVRELVGHGIGRELHEDPQVPNYGSPGQGVELKEGMCLAIEPMVNLGDKEIFTKDDSWTICTRDGKPSAHFEHTVLVGKDGAQILSNGVYQEAADYAVA
- the rpmJ gene encoding 50S ribosomal protein L36, with the protein product MKVRSSVRKICDKCKIIRRKGVVRVICANPKHKQRQG
- the rpsM gene encoding 30S ribosomal protein S13 → MARIAGVDLPRDKKVEFSLCSIYGIGRTSAQKVLAESGVDGNIRVKDLTEDQVSSIREVVGKMKVEGEMRTENTMNIKRLIDIGSYKGFRHRRGLPVNGQRTKTNARTRKGRKRTVGLGKKTVVGKKG